The following coding sequences lie in one Miscanthus floridulus cultivar M001 chromosome 9, ASM1932011v1, whole genome shotgun sequence genomic window:
- the LOC136480898 gene encoding secreted RxLR effector protein 161-like, producing MSDLGTLSYYLSIEVKQGKEALTLDQSAYAAKLLERSSMADCKPCATPMEKRLKLSKASTASKVDAILYQSIVGGLRYLVHTRLDIAFAMGYVSHFMEDPLEDHWAMVKWLLCYVKWMVDQGIVFPKTGGRSWLRLTIFSDAGMVGDIDGWKSASGVLVFLGSAPILWLSLKQKVVALSTCEAEYMAVATATCQVVWLRRLR from the coding sequence atgagcgatctcggcacgctctcctactacctcagcattGAGGTGAAACAGGGGAAGGAGGCTCTCACGCTCGATCAGAGCGCATACGCGGCGAAGTTGTTAGAGCGGAGTAGCATGGCTGATTGCAAGCCATGCGCGACTCCGATGGAGAAGCGACTGAAGCTGTCAAAGGCTAGCACCGCGTCGAAGGTGGATGCAATACTCTATCAGAGCATCGTCGGTGggctgcgctacctagtccacacgaggctggacattgcgttcgccatggGCTATGTCAGccacttcatggaggatcccctaGAGGATCATTGGGCCATGGTGAAGTGGCTGTTGTGCTACGTCAAGTGGATGGTGGATCAAGGGATCGTTTTCCCCAAGACCGGTGGCAGAAGTTGGCTGCGGCTCACAATCTTCAGCGATGCAGGCATGGTGGGCGACATCGATGGGTGGAAGAGTGCTTCAggtgtgctcgtcttccttggcTCGGCCCCAATTTTGTGGCTATCGttgaagcagaaggtggtggcgttgtCTACGTGCGAGGCGGAATACATGGCGGTGGCTACAGCGACGTGCCAAGtcgtgtggctgcgccggctgcgctag